The Primulina eburnea isolate SZY01 chromosome 18, ASM2296580v1, whole genome shotgun sequence genome segment ATGCATGTCATTCGAATCCTCTATTATTAATCGTTTGATGAAAAAATGACCAAAAACTTTGAATAATCACTTGCTCTAGTTTTGACACTTTTTTACCCACTAGCTGGGAGATACGTCAAGGATAAACCTTGTGTTGATTTTAATGATGAGGGTGCTTTGTTTTTAGAAGCACGAGTTGACTGCGAGCTCCATCAAATCTTGAATCCTCCTGTGAATTCCGAGTTTAGTTGGCTTAACAACCTCCTACTCGAAGGAGTAGGCGAGGCTGACGACCCCACAGACCCAATGCTCGCAGTTCAGCTCAACAAGTTCCAAGGCAGCGGCCTTGCCATCGGCATGTGCGTGTTGTATAGGATTTTCGACTCGTACTCGATGAGCATGTTCCTGGCGGCATGGTACAATGATGCTACTGGTTTGAACACGATTGTTAAGTCGGATTTCGATTCTACCTCCATATTCCCGGCTGAGGATGCGGCTCCACTCTATTTCGAGGTTTATAGAGTTCCGGACCATAGTATCGTTATTAAAGATTTGTGTTTGATAAGGATACCATATCTAGGCTACGCGACAGAGCCAACCCTAGGTGGAAACAGAACACAAGTACTGAGAGGCCACCCTCGAGGGTTACTGTGGTGTCAGCACTCATAACACAAGCTATTCTtattggatctcggttttctcgtgTCCAAACACagcgaaaattttaaaattttattttattttgaaaatcaaatatttttttgatcactcgtatggttttaataaataaatatatataggaTGTTGAAAACTTTTATCTTAGTGAAtattcacttggctccaactacgcCGGTATAGGGGAACgcagctcttgttgtaaatcccacGTACGTTCTTTGAATCTCCTTTCTTCAATCTTCGAATCAGATCCACGACCGGATtacttgttcctcttctaaattgcactagaaatttagaaAGATTTTTcattgagattaattaaacgaGAGGAGGCTCAAAACCCTTTGAAAAACCAAAGGTgatggccgaaaattttgaagaaaaaagagAGCAATTTTTCGAAATCCTTggtggaggctagggtttcgAAATCATAAGTGTTAATAATTGTGTTGACACTAAACCtaatacacacatatataagcTAAGGgctcattaattaaattaaatacttaatgtgcttaatcaattaattactctagtccaactagtttaattaattaattaatcttttaaagtccTATTAAGAACCTTCATAATATATATGTTGGTCTTGTACTCTTACAAGCCCATTATACATATacccattacatttaatttaaatctttataaattcaacatttgaatttaatatttaaattataaattcaactctttgaatttatcacatccaaaatttaatatttaataaaatcaacatttgagtttaataatttaaattctcaaattttataaattcaactccttgaatttattctctccaaattttataaattcataaattcaacttcttgaatttattatctcataaatttaactccttgaatttattttctcaaaatttaattatcataaattcaactccttgaatttactatatcataattttatataaattcaactacttgaatttattctctcaatgaATTCAACTTcttaaatttattatctcaacggggACAAAATAAtcaagtacttgtgtgaccctcaatggttcagggacacagctagccgtgggttcacaactctttgtgattcatgacataatcctttattcgggcttac includes the following:
- the LOC140819076 gene encoding limonoid 21-O-acetyltransferse-like; protein product: MAWTLLLPHPWSKLGPGPNQAPAKTSLMRTEPYDQHMPAGRYVKDKPCVDFNDEGALFLEARVDCELHQILNPPVNSEFSWLNNLLLEGVGEADDPTDPMLAVQLNKFQGSGLAIGMCVLYRIFDSYSMSMFLAAWYNDATGLNTIVKSDFDSTSIFPAEDAAPLYFEGIYSNILRTDMAKLWGRSRVAKVLQAANVRERIVPPVSKYTCGTWVSAFGFEYTTA